In one Siniperca chuatsi isolate FFG_IHB_CAS linkage group LG14, ASM2008510v1, whole genome shotgun sequence genomic region, the following are encoded:
- the yipf5 gene encoding protein YIPF5 isoform X1 — MSGFDNFNTDFYQSSYSVDDQSQGGYEYSNAENPYNKPYGQYDYSQPMDYSSPGMMQPQQPYTGQIFQPTQTYTPSASQSMYSSSFDDEPPLLEELGINFDHIWQKTLTVLHPLKAADGSIMNETDLAGPMVFCLAFGATLLLSGKIQFGYVYGISAIGCLGMYCLLNLMSMTGVSFGCVASVLGYCLLPMIILSGFGVLLSLQGMIGIILTAAIIGWCSLSASKIFISALAMDGQQLLVAYPCALLYGVFALISVF; from the exons ATGTCAGGGTTTGACAATTTCAACACAGACTTTTACCAGTCCAGCTACAGTGTAGATGACCAAAGCCAGGGCGGCTATGAATACAGCAATGCTGAAAATCCCTACAACAA GCCATACGGTCAGTATGACTACTCTCAGCCCATGGACTACTCTTCCCCAGGGATGATGCAACCCCAGCAGCCATACACAGGACAAATCTTCCAGCCCACACAGACCTACACCCCATCCGCATCACAATCCATGTATAGTAGCAGCTTCGATGATGAGCCGCCACTGCTAGAAG AATTAGGAATCAACTTTGACCACATCTGGCAGAAGACTCTGACTGTGCTCCATCCGCTGAAGGCAGCAGACGGTAGCATCATGAATGAGACAGACCTGGCTGGCCCCATGGTCTTCTGTTTGGCCTTCGGAGCGACACTTCTCCTG TCAGGTAAGATCCAGTTTGGCTACGTGTACGGTATAAGTGCAATTGGCTGCCTTGGCATGTACTGCCTTCTCAACCTAATGAGTATGACGGGCGTCTCCTTCGGCTGTGTGGCCAGTGTGCTGGGATACTGCCTCCTCCCCATGATCATCCTCTCCGGCTTTGGAGTCCTCTTGTCTTTACA GGGCATGATCGGAATTATACTAACAGCAGCAATCATTGGCTGGTGCAGTTTGTCAGCCTCAAAGATCTTCATCTCAGCGTTGGCCATGGATGGGCAGCAGCTGTTGGTTGCTTACCCCTGTGCACTCCTATATGGGGTCTTTGCACTCATCTCTgtcttctaa
- the yipf5 gene encoding protein YIPF5 isoform X2: MDYSSPGMMQPQQPYTGQIFQPTQTYTPSASQSMYSSSFDDEPPLLEELGINFDHIWQKTLTVLHPLKAADGSIMNETDLAGPMVFCLAFGATLLLSGKIQFGYVYGISAIGCLGMYCLLNLMSMTGVSFGCVASVLGYCLLPMIILSGFGVLLSLQGMIGIILTAAIIGWCSLSASKIFISALAMDGQQLLVAYPCALLYGVFALISVF, encoded by the exons ATGGACTACTCTTCCCCAGGGATGATGCAACCCCAGCAGCCATACACAGGACAAATCTTCCAGCCCACACAGACCTACACCCCATCCGCATCACAATCCATGTATAGTAGCAGCTTCGATGATGAGCCGCCACTGCTAGAAG AATTAGGAATCAACTTTGACCACATCTGGCAGAAGACTCTGACTGTGCTCCATCCGCTGAAGGCAGCAGACGGTAGCATCATGAATGAGACAGACCTGGCTGGCCCCATGGTCTTCTGTTTGGCCTTCGGAGCGACACTTCTCCTG TCAGGTAAGATCCAGTTTGGCTACGTGTACGGTATAAGTGCAATTGGCTGCCTTGGCATGTACTGCCTTCTCAACCTAATGAGTATGACGGGCGTCTCCTTCGGCTGTGTGGCCAGTGTGCTGGGATACTGCCTCCTCCCCATGATCATCCTCTCCGGCTTTGGAGTCCTCTTGTCTTTACA GGGCATGATCGGAATTATACTAACAGCAGCAATCATTGGCTGGTGCAGTTTGTCAGCCTCAAAGATCTTCATCTCAGCGTTGGCCATGGATGGGCAGCAGCTGTTGGTTGCTTACCCCTGTGCACTCCTATATGGGGTCTTTGCACTCATCTCTgtcttctaa